A stretch of DNA from Equus asinus isolate D_3611 breed Donkey chromosome 20, EquAss-T2T_v2, whole genome shotgun sequence:
GTACTATGTATATAGAAGACCACAGCTCTTATCTTACCTAGTCATTAAGATGTTCACGAATCCTTTATCTACATGAAGTTTGGGAGAGATGTtatctttaatccatttatatatgGTTTGAGGGGATGGATCCAACTTTATTTGCTTCAACAGTTCCTTTTCCAATTTGAGGAGTGGGAATAAGAAACTCAGTCCCTTTCCTTCCAAAATCTCCAACATGCGGTCCTTATTCTGATCAATTTCTAGAGAGACAAAGCCATTTGCATCATCAACTAGTTCATTTTACCCAGTTGGCCTTTACAAATGATTTCCCAAATGTCCAATATTCATGTCAAAGGATAAAGAACTGACCCAGCAAAGGAATCTCTAACGTTTGGATCAAATACAAGTAGTTAAATCATAGTAACACCTTTTGTTAAGTGAGCATCTGTGGTAACGCTTGTCATTATCTGGACAAGATAATCACACTGACATATAAATCCACTCAAGGTACTAAGGAATCTGTAGATgtagtatgaaaaaaaaaaaaccccaacattGTCTTACCTGGGAGCATTTTCTGCATATTGACCTTGCTTTGTTGAAAAAGTTCTGTTAACCATTCTCGATCTTGTAATTTAGCTAATTGCTGAAGACAAagtaagaagagaggaaaatgggtGCCACTTTCCAGTGGTTGAGCTAGTTCTGAAATGCTCACCAGCTCTGAAATGATGGCACGAGCTGCAAACTGTGCTAAATATGATTTCACCAGGGGGATGTCAACCTCCAGTTTGGGGCACTGGTCCAATACATTCAGGAACGCCTTGGAAGGATACACAACATAAGTCAGTTCATTAGTTTCaaatttaaatggaaacaaaagacttctcaaagaatcaggAAAGTGTTCTACCTGCATGAAGTTGTCACTTGTGGCTATCCCTTCCTGTTTGAGTAAACTGATCAAAGaacttgctttttctttgtcttcatcaCTTCTATCTAGTGACAGGATGATTACTTTGCTTAACATCTCAGGAAGAAAGTGTTTAGGAGCCCTCATTTCTCTTACACCATTGACagcttcatttgcatttccactaTTCAGATATTCAGTCACAACAGTTTCCTGAAAAGAACACAATCCAAATTATCTTTAGTGTTTTCCTATTTCAAATATGCTCCATGAACAGACTACAGGATTATCTTGAAGCTTACTGTTAGTTTAAGCAGTTCTTCCTTTGATGGTGGTGGCTTTTTACTGGTCTTGGCAGGCTTTTCCTGGATAAGTGGTGGATTAGTTTTCAGACCAAGCTGAGGTGTCTAAAAAAACAGCAATATAACAGGCATGaatgtctatttttttcaaaaaggagTTTGTGAAGTTAGAGGGAAGATGACACTAAAAAAAAGTCTTCAGAGATCTCCAGAAATACTAGCAGACAATGCTGTTATACTATGACCCATACCTGTCCCAGAGGTGGTGTTTGAGTGCGTGGTGGTTGTGCACTAGGAGGAATCATAGTTATCTGGGGCTGAAGCTTTGGCACTTGATTTTTATTCATTAGGAACGACTGAGCAGGCCTCAGGCTAATCTACAattgaaaacaaatcaaaacagacCTCCAAGTTAGCAACATTCAGTTGGCTAATATTAAATACAGCGGTCCAACATCCTAAGATTAATTCAGTATATACAAACATGACAGAATCTAGGGAAGAAATATAAGTTTCTCTAATAACTAAAAGTCACTCCATGTTAACAGGTTTAATTTctggtaagaaaataaaagagctgaTTCACACAAGAATAAGATACTATTATAAATCTTACACTTATCTTACACTTCTACCAGAATTCTCCTAGAATAAGCATCACTAACATATCAAAATAAAACCCTCAAAATTTTGGAGTTTAGAAAATGCCTCGCTTTATTCTTAGTTAAGTTATTCTATTTACAGGGAAATCATAATCAAAATCTTAACCATTTTCCTTGCTCAAACTTAAGACTTTAAGAGGCTTGCCCTCATATCTCATAATCTTCGCTCATAGGACGCTGGatatccaaagaaagaaaaagaagtagagaaaagagaagaggaaggtgaAGAACTCCAGCATTAAGTCCTCTTAATAACGCGTCTTTTTATAATCATCGGGCAATAGATTCCTGAATTGAGAAACTATGGTATATAAGTAACATAGGGAAATGTACCTCATCTGCATTAAGCTGTCCTTTCTTAGAAAACCGAGGTGGCATATCCTTCGACTGTCCTTGCAGCTGGGATAAGAGTCCCTGACTCTGGTTATGGTAGAGCTGGCTTAGCCCCTAtttcagaaagggagaaagaaagtctAGATAAAAAGGGGTCCACAAATTACGGTAATCAACTACCAAAGGGATGAGCCAAGCCATAAGGAAAGTTTAACTGAATTTGCCCGGAGAAAGTAAAAGATGAAACAGGGAAGAATAAAAATCTAACCTAACTGTGAAATAAAGTGATGTGATTTTTACTAAGGCTTTACTAATCTTAAGGATGAGCATTTCACCCAGTTTGAAATAATGTCAGATGTAAAActgttttagaaaaacaaacatgaCCCTAAAATATCTGCATATTTTAAGAAGCAAAAGCAAATCACATATTGCAGCACTCAATAGTTGTTGCCCAAACATTCTTAAAAATGTCTTCTTACCTGGCTTTTCATAAACTTGCCTCCAATCTCTCCAAACTGCGACTGTGTGGGAGGCATGATGTGTCCCCCATGGCCATTGAAGAGTTGATTTGAACGATGACGCCCCATGGTGGGTGAAAATCTATCCTGGATAACTCCTGGACCAGTACCAATTCCGCTACCTTAAAATACATACATGGACAACTCTTTACAACTCTACtactattaaaatgtaaaactgattTTCTAATATAACCAAACCACTGTTTTGTTCAAAATCACCTGGCATTTGTCCAAACATATCAGCAAGCCCTCCAAGTGGATCTCTATCCATTTTCATCCTGGGTGGCATGAACGGTCCCTCCAGAAAGAAGTCACTTCTCATCCCTTGAGCCATAGGAGCAGGAATAAACACTCCTAGATCCTTcagaaataaagtgaataaaCACTTGTTTCTGGACACTATTTTACCGAAAACTAAAATTCTTGTAttaggaaaaacacagaaaagcttCTAGATGATTAGAGTGctatttctataatttctgtAAATTAACTTCTTACCAAAATGGCATACAAGACAGTAAAAACATTAAGCTCCACCAGGTAAGACAGTGTCCCATAAACGTTAAGAGGATTCTTTGCTACTACaactttaaaaactcatttaataaaattaaaaaaaaaaaatcttacttttacTGCATCTTGACGGATTTGATTGATCGTCTTTGGTCCATTGTCAAGAAAAGCCTTGCGAGGAACCCAATGGTGTTCTCGCAACTCTACGGTATCCTTTAATTCAAAAATAGTTTTAGTAAGTTTTATTTTACTAATTCCTAGACACAAAATGTCAGCTTGTCAACATATTTAAAGAAACCAGTTTTACCTGCAGCAGGAAACGAATCCTCGCTGGCAATTCCTTACTCAACATCAAGGAGCACATTCGGGCAAAGTACTGATCCATTAAGGactaataaaaaagagaaaaatacctaATCAGAAGAAAGTTCTACGGCAATGTACACTATTTAAGGTTTTTAAGATTTCTAGATTATAATCAAGGTTAATCGCTAAATATGGCAATCTGTTCTCATATCACAAGAAATAAGCCATTtgattcaataaaattaaaataagccaATTAACACCATTTCTGCCAACACCACACATACCTTAGCTCGTTCATGGTCTAACCTAGGTCCCACTGTCCTCATTATCTGACAGAGGCACTCCAAATCCTCTCCCATATCTTTGAGTTGgactctcttcttcttttccaaaagcTACCACAAGAAATAAATGTCACATGTTGACAAAAACCTTACTTGGTTAAACGTAACACTTTCCCTTGTGTTTGCACTGACTCATAATTCCTACAGTATCTAGTATAGTACTTTCCATTTGGTCTGTGTTGAAGAAATCCCTCCAAATTAAACAACATAGATAGGAAATCATTTCTATCCCTATCTTGCAAAAACACTGCATACTTACTTCCACATTTATGACATGCAAGTAACAGTTTTGCTGGCcatctaaaatatttaacaagcCTAACAATATCCTCAGATGGCACAAAGCAATTATAATTGACTCATTTCCTCCAAGTAACGATGTACCCAGTGATTAATCTAGGCCTAAATTCCCAGTCATACTTACTGTTTTGATGCACTTATGAAGGATAGATTCATGAATAAGATCAAGCTTTCCAAGTTCTCCAATGAATTTGATGTTCCCCAACATCTTGATCTTAGCAATGGctctctgttcctcctcctcGGGGAGGAGGGGATTTTCACGCTTAtcatagactgaaaaaaatacaaaataaaggcaACATTGAGATTTCAGAATTAAGTTGAAAATATACAGTACTACTTAGTATCAAATCTAAACTCACCATCAACATTTCTGGTTCGGTTTTCAAATTCATCTTGTAATTTGGAAATTAGGAGGCGTCTGAATGTCTATTGGAAACAAAGACATTTTGGCAGGTTTTGTTAATGAAATCTTTCAAATCAACTTTAAAATAAGCGAGCAAACACTACCACTTACTGTGCTTTGCTTCTGTCCTGGTTGACCCTCTGCTGCTGGGCCATCAAAGTTTGGTGCATCTTCTGCCAATCGCAGACATAGCTGAGCATACAGTGAGCTATACTTTGGCTCTTCTAGGGCTTTGTCCACAATCTacagaaaatgacattttttttttaaagtaaatatggcAACTTTGAAAGAATCCTTCCTTTATAATTTAATACACCCTTGCAATTTTAAATCTTAGCAGAAATTTCTTATTGACAAATCCTCTATGCCTCATTGTAATTTGGGAATAAGAACACCTCTTTTATAAGGTTTAGTGTATGAATTAAATTAGACAGTACATGTAACGTGCTTAAAACACAGCCTGGGAAAAACCAAGCACTTAAATGTTAACTATCACAGTGTACCAAAGAAGTCCAATTAAACAGTTCCCATACTAGCCACCCCCCTACCCCTCAAGAGGTGAAAATACCTTGGTTATCAAAACCATAAACAAACGGTGGAATCTTATCAACCACCATACAATTCATTTCCAAGACAAAATATGGTGTTttccacagaaagaaagaaaaacactgaataGCCTGATAGCCCTTAACTCTCCAAGCATAGTATGAACAACGTAAAATTCACCTCTTAAATCTGATGCCACTACAAgtcagtggtttttaaaatttttatttttttgaggaagattagccctgagctaacatctgctgccaatcctccagtctttttgctgaggaagactggccctgaactaacatccaggcccatcttcctccactttatatgtgggatgcctactgcTTGAGCAGTGGTGCCtaggtcggcacctgggatccgaaccagcgaaccccaggccgtcgaagccaaatgtgtgaatttaactgtgTGAATTTAACTCGTgccccaaggggctggccccaatagttttttttaatcatcagtATTTGAAAATACATATATCTAGCTCACACCTCTGAGTTTTAAGCAACAATACAAGTGTAAAAAAACCAACTTGGGTTTGTTAACCcaaattaatttgttaatttggGTTTCTGTCCCTTTCAGTGAAAGCCAACATTTAACTTACCAGCAGTATGACCCCTTTAAGGATGAGTTTTGACTCTACACCCACATTGAGGAGCTCAAGGCATAGCTTGTCAAACTTCTCAGGAGTAAGCTTATTTAGTATGCTAGGGAAAAAGGAGCCACACTTTTGTTAGCCAACACAAAGTACTGAGGTGAAAAAATAGTtcttaaattatgttaatttgttCCATGATCTCTCTTTAATATCAAGACATACCTTCTTCTTACCCCTCTAACCAAAGGGAATCTCAAAATAAATCTCTCCCTGTTATTCAGACTGTATCTGTACCTGATTGGGGATCATGAGCTGTTAGACAAGAATCTTTCTCACATCCTCAAAACCCAGAGATTAAGAGCCTCCttattctcaaggatagaactCAGGAGCTAAGACCATTATGTCCTGTGCTTCACTAGGTTACACACCAGGTATGGAAAACGTCAGCACAAAAGGCTTGCAGATTTTAACACAATGACTGAAAGCAactttaatcctcaaaatactGATGTGCTACTCTTTAGGTTAAGATAAAACTGTCAACACCAGCGTTTATTAAAATACATACTATGGGCATGAACGTTGCCTTCTGAGTgatacagcacacacacacaagagaaaTACAGCTAACCTGTTCTTGTTCCCTCCTTTTAGTGAAAGGACAAAACAGCCCCGAAAACCTACCCTCTTACTTTCCTGAAGATTGCATCATGTCGTTCTTTTTCATTTGCGGAGTTGTTTGCTGCGGAGTTGTCATCTCGTCTAGTGCTTCGTGCAGGAATCCATTTCTGAGCGTTTTGCCCTGGGGTTTTCCCCAGGAACTCGCTAATAAAAATTATCAGAGATTTATAATTAAGATAATTTGAAACATAGCAGCCAGTCACGTATCAACTATCACACCAATCAGAAATCCTCCTAAATACAAAAACAGTTTAGGTTTTCTCAGCTTCTTTTACAACTAAGCAACTCacaatcagtggttctcaaacagtGTGCATAGAATCACCTGAAAGACCTGTGAAAACAGACTGCTGGGCCCACCCCCACTTTCTGCTTTAGGGTGCCAGCAGGGAGAgcctgataatttgcatttctaataaccTCCCAGGTGAGGCCAACACTGCTAGTCCTGGAGCCACACCTTGAGAAccaacattttccaatgtcttatGACCATGTTGCACGCTTACTGCTTCACTACCACCAATTAATATGAATAACAACTGACTTCAGAAATAACACCACTAAAAATAATCCAAAGAGTAAGAGAGTAAAATATTAGTTTGAGAGTCTCGTTATATGATTTGGCTAAGGAATAATCAAGAGCTGATACCCTAAATTTAGGATATGCAGCAGAAACCATGCCTAGTAAGATTAGGATGCGTGGTGTCTATAACCATAACTATATTGTTACGTGTAAGACATAACCTAAACGTGTTATTTATGAAACTCGCTGATTTTACTCGCCTACCATACCTGTTGCCAGCAGTCTTGGGATAGTGCTGAGGTGCACCCCTACTTCCTCCTCCGCCCGAAGAAGCACTatttaaaacaaagatattttccaTTAACTATACCCCATTTATGCCTCACTTAAAAGGGATTAAGGGTCCCTTTAATTATTCTGTTATTTTACAAATTACACCACAGATGAAGAACGTGGGCCTGAAGGAGAGCCAAACTCATTACATTTATTCTGCAGATGACAATTAACAGAAAATAGCGAAAATCtaaggactttaaaaaatatacctgGCACATTATAAATTAAATGTGCAGCACATTAAGTCAGAATTATTTGGCGCGATGATTCTTTTGGTTTTGTGATTGGTCTCTTCATAACAAATGccaaaaataaatacacacacctGAAACGAGAAGCACCCCCTTCTGCGAtcgcactctccactttggcggcttgACAACGAAGGATcttcaaaagaataatattaatggatggggtggggagggaagaggatggGAGAAATGAAAAAcctaggaggagagagagagtaccAAAATTAGAGACTGGTCACGTACACGCTACAAACCCTCCTTCAGTTATCGGTTATTTCAAACCCTGGCACTGCAGCTGATTGAACTTTCACTGCATTGCAGATCTCATGAGACTAAAACAGAATGTACTCAAAACACAAATGGACAGTGAATGTTCACAGCCACCTGGAAATGCCCGTGTTCAAAGACTTAAAGAGCCGCCTTCCCAGAAACATAAGAACATCTCAACTGCTAAGAAGGAATCTTCGAAGAGACCACATTCCACCTCCTTTAAAACTGAGCCCTGAGCTCAACAACAGGAAACCTAACTCTGTCGGCTCGGGGACGGCACGTGAACACGTCCCAACAGCTGCACCGCGGCGACGACGAGCCGACCGCGGGCGAGGGGGCTTCCTCCGGCCCGCTCCGCACCGCTCGGCGCCCAGGGCGGCGGCCGGGGCCCCAGCACGGCGGCAGGAGCCTCCGCCCCGTGCTCCTTCCTGGGAACAAAGAGCGGCGGCTTCCTCCGCCGGGGCCGAGGCAGGGAAGCGCTGCCGACACTCCCCGAGCCGTCGGCGGCAAGCCTCGGCCGGCGGCGGGCGAGGAGGGAGGCCGCCCCCGCGGCCCGGCGCCCGGCTCTTTGTTCTCCGGCAGAAAGGCGCCCTCCGGCCCCGCCGCCTCCACGCCGGCCCCCCGCCCCATCAATCCCCCGGGGCCAGAcagccgcccctccgccgcgacaAAAAGACGCCGATCCccgtctcccctccctcccccggcccGGGCGGCGCCCTCCAGGCCGCGCAGCCCGCCGCCACCGGGCCCACACACCTCCTCCGCCGGAGGCCGGGCTCCGGGACTCCTCGCCTCGGCCGGGCCCGCGCCAACGGCCGGACCCCCCGCCGGCCCGCGGCCCTCCCCGCGGCGCGCGGCCCCGCCACGCTctccccggcccggcccgcccgCGCTCGGCCCGCCTGGACCCCAGCCCCGCGGGGCACGGCCGCGGGCTGCCAAGGCCGCCGCTTCCCTTCTACTCCGTCAGGAACGGGAAGGGAGGA
This window harbors:
- the EIF4G2 gene encoding eukaryotic translation initiation factor 4 gamma 2 isoform X2, translating into MLGNIKFIGELGKLDLIHESILHKCIKTLLEKKKRVQLKDMGEDLECLCQIMRTVGPRLDHERAKSLMDQYFARMCSLMLSKELPARIRFLLQDTVELREHHWVPRKAFLDNGPKTINQIRQDAVKDLGVFIPAPMAQGMRSDFFLEGPFMPPRMKMDRDPLGGLADMFGQMPGSGIGTGPGVIQDRFSPTMGRHRSNQLFNGHGGHIMPPTQSQFGEIGGKFMKSQISLRPAQSFLMNKNQVPKLQPQITMIPPSAQPPRTQTPPLGQTPQLGLKTNPPLIQEKPAKTSKKPPPSKEELLKLTETVVTEYLNSGNANEAVNGVREMRAPKHFLPEMLSKVIILSLDRSDEDKEKASSLISLLKQEGIATSDNFMQAFLNVLDQCPKLEVDIPLVKSYLAQFAARAIISELVSISELAQPLESGTHFPLFLLCLQQLAKLQDREWLTELFQQSKVNMQKMLPEIDQNKDRMLEILEGKGLSFLFPLLKLEKELLKQIKLDPSPQTIYKWIKDNISPKLHVDKGFVNILMTSFLQYISSEVNPPSDETDSSSAPSKEQLEQEKQLLLSFKPVMQKFLHDHVDLQVSALYALQVHCHNSNFPKGMLLRFFVHFYDMEIIEEEAFLAWKEDITQEFPGKGKALFQVNQWLTWLETAEEEESEEEAD
- the EIF4G2 gene encoding eukaryotic translation initiation factor 4 gamma 2 isoform X1, which encodes MLGNIKFIGELGKLDLIHESILHKCIKTLLEKKKRVQLKDMGEDLECLCQIMRTVGPRLDHERAKSLMDQYFARMCSLMLSKELPARIRFLLQDTVELREHHWVPRKAFLDNGPKTINQIRQDAVKDLGVFIPAPMAQGMRSDFFLEGPFMPPRMKMDRDPLGGLADMFGQMPGSGIGTGPGVIQDRFSPTMGRHRSNQLFNGHGGHIMPPTQSQFGEIGGKFMKSQGLSQLYHNQSQGLLSQLQGQSKDMPPRFSKKGQLNADEISLRPAQSFLMNKNQVPKLQPQITMIPPSAQPPRTQTPPLGQTPQLGLKTNPPLIQEKPAKTSKKPPPSKEELLKLTETVVTEYLNSGNANEAVNGVREMRAPKHFLPEMLSKVIILSLDRSDEDKEKASSLISLLKQEGIATSDNFMQAFLNVLDQCPKLEVDIPLVKSYLAQFAARAIISELVSISELAQPLESGTHFPLFLLCLQQLAKLQDREWLTELFQQSKVNMQKMLPEIDQNKDRMLEILEGKGLSFLFPLLKLEKELLKQIKLDPSPQTIYKWIKDNISPKLHVDKGFVNILMTSFLQYISSEVNPPSDETDSSSAPSKEQLEQEKQLLLSFKPVMQKFLHDHVDLQVSALYALQVHCHNSNFPKGMLLRFFVHFYDMEIIEEEAFLAWKEDITQEFPGKGKALFQVNQWLTWLETAEEEESEEEAD